The following proteins are encoded in a genomic region of Dasypus novemcinctus isolate mDasNov1 chromosome 3, mDasNov1.1.hap2, whole genome shotgun sequence:
- the LOC101446763 gene encoding olfactory receptor 4K17-like — MENFNQSKVSEFILLGLTSSQHIQFLLFPLFSIIYVVTVLGNLLIVVTVFSTPNLKTPMYFLLGNLSFVDMTLASFATPKMIANLIRKHKTISFAGCFTQIFLLHLLGGVEMVLLVSMAYDRYVAICKPLHYMTIMNKKVCVLLVLTSWFSGLLHSGIQIPFVVNLPFCGPNVVDSIFCDLPLVTKLACIDTYIVEIVIVANSGMISLSCFTILLISYSLILITIKNHSSTGQSKARSTLTAHITVVILFFGPCIFIYIWPFSNHSVDKFLAVFYTIVTPILNPVIYTLQNREMKTAMKKLWSVFVGSKQVT, encoded by the coding sequence ATGGAGAATTTCAATCAGTCTAAAGTATCAGAATTCATTTTGCTGGGACTGACCAGCTCACAACATATacagtttcttctctttccacTCTTCTCTATTATCTATGTAGTCACAGTTTTGGGTAACCTTCTCATTGTTGTCACAGTGTTTTCCACTCCTAACCTGAAAACCCCCATGTACTTTCTCCTTGGCAACCTCTCCTTTGTGGACATGACCCTTGCTTCCTTTGCCACCCCTAAGATGATTGCAAACTTGATTAGAAAGCATAAGACCATTTCCTTTGCTGGATGCTTCACTCAGATCTTTCTCCTTCACTTACTGGGTGGGGTTGAAATGGTACTGTTGGTCTCCATGGCATATGACAGGTATGTGGCAATTTGTAAGCCCCTTCACTACATGACCATCATGAACAAGAAGGTATGTGTTTTGCTGGTATTGACCTCATGGTTCTCAGGTCTCCTTCACTCAGGGATTCAGATACCCTTTGTTGTGAACTTGCCTTTCTGTGGTCCCAATGTGGTAGACAGCATTTTCTGTGATCTCCCTCTGGTTACTAAGCTTGCCTGCATAGATACTTATATTGTAGAGATTGTCATTGTTGCCAACAGTGGGATGATCTCCCTGAGCTGTTTCACTATTTTGCTTATTTCCTACAGTCTTATCCTCATTACTATTAAGAACCACTCTTCTACTGGGCAGTCCAAAGCCCGTTCCACCTTGACGGCTCACATTACAGTGGTGATTCTTTTCTTTGGCCCATGCATTTTCATCTATATCTGGCCCTTCAGCAACCACTCAGTGGATAAGTTCCTTGCTGTGTTTTACACCATTGTCACCCCCATCTTGAATCCAGTTATCTACACTCTGcaaaacagagaaatgaagacagcCATGAAGAAACTCTGGAGTGTGTTTGTGGGTTCCAAACAGGTTACATAA